The Aspergillus luchuensis IFO 4308 DNA, chromosome 7, nearly complete sequence genome has a segment encoding these proteins:
- a CDS encoding uncharacterized protein (COG:S;~EggNog:ENOG410PTS5;~InterPro:IPR038799) produces the protein MAKKKSASKQKNKKGKNQETSGDQTPQPDPPVVEQQQEEQQEEQQQQLEQQETPQPELSTPEPEQQAETEEQQPPPEAPQPELSTEEPAVQPESQQEVQQEDQQDPQQEQSQPEVSTEEPVPEPQQVEEQVQEPPTAQPEPTSEQAEEQPEGLQEQQDIQPDEQQHEQSPTDAEAQIETEAVAEPAAEAPIESQPAETEPVSETVPEPAQESESVPNQEPELEQPQASVEPDSTVPVDEAPVQSPANEEGGFEQPEVPEPAQVEQSDVNDVQTYSEQPQESSWEEIGTSEQHAGDAEEHHETNPFQFEASGAAETVEETPVTAPQTPLDSSFVPTQSWEPLEEPQPQADSSFVAAPFGSNTGAPETYSHIPEMSEPFADTVVAQPTPFSDTFAPSSATPASKPGSPIPQSGSPIQRTASPSFKSMSPGPQSAAATPRATSPVHQSASPVRPYHSPVQQYTSPMAQPASPIREATVLSQRSASPTPPGASPVFQSASPAVQQYSPVQKVASPVQKTVSPVQKHVSPVAKPASPVPKVSSPLARGHMSPMMSPQMAPPPMTARMHQQPTAIPPYPPSYHSPIMSANGFLPQYAYYQPSPNMHPTPRGSIDPGSAASFQALQNLGFGNGHPLNGKGGTISPPHEHEEPIELLQRIQDAIPDIGRLLNSYKTTKGKLQARESEFKQMKNQHEQELMHKDFYIDALQNQMRKAASESAEESTRLKNTINELRMELGNENEKKKDLQERLHDSEKANEELTQTKAELEEEVKTLNTNLQEAHETYERDMEAARQDKESSLATQKKELTEMFEEIKAEDEKAAAEALAARERELLDQQDAMKNDYENQKQQMQEAHDTLQADFDSKVAELGSTKEELETRTTELADKQKELEVTIETNAKEMEDLRQAHASEVESLNNSHAEKVAEMEKEHSDRQQKWADEKTDLEGRLSDKIQALEFCERENKKLEEDNLVKEKQVQHAVDGMRLTIDNLDKDCDRLRKTLHSLGEATDLKSTKGDTFFLDCFGQLSRLIVSLSKEHFSYLPIDPPKDILSKLPSELPSFLDNTPASVELRSAYVQHVISKTLTYRIFHPFLFTLGRRFDKADTFFQMLSMDIRRKSVRREAFWRQQTLKAAYTTSDAKQSINVVAAVIVDEIIDQLKHFADPKNLDALLVSVRKIVKLAAETWRLARVERELILASLPSPDADAVSNDDWEEYGTPKEGSLSSKEDPTRHVILRTFPRITREAAHEDFAIDEEKYNPCTYSRGCVLYSDSPVVMARLQELAKKSEDSPRRGSRDSSRSDGSPSPRRSRDGMRA, from the exons AtggcaaagaagaagtccgCTAGCAAacaaaagaataagaagggcaagaaccAAGAGACCTCTGGTGATCAGACACCTCAGCCCGACCCTCCTGTTgttgaacaacaacaagaagaacaacaagaggaacaacaacagcaactagaacaacaagaaacaCCTCAGCCTGAGCTATCTACCCCTGAGCCAGAACAACAAGCAGAGACAgaggaacaacaaccaccaccagaggCACCTCAACCTGAGCTCTCCACTGAGGAGCCAGCGGTCCAGCCTGAGAGCCAACAAGAGGTCCAACAGGAGGACCAGCAAGACCCGCAGCAAGAGCAATCGCAGCCAGAGGTCTCCACTGAAGAGCCGGTACCAGAGCCCCAGCAAGTAGAAGAGCAAGTTCAGGAGCCACCGACAGCTCAGCCTGAGCCCACATCGGAACAAGCAGAAGAGCAACCAGAGGGTCTGCAAGAACAGCAAGACATACAACCTGACGAGCAGCAACACGAACAATCACCCACTGACGCTGAAGCTCAAATCGAAACTGAAGCTGTAGCTGAACCTGCAGCTGAGGCGCCGATCGAATCACAGCCGGCAGAAACAGAGCCCGTATCTGAAACCGTACCAGAACCTGCACAAGAGTCAGAGTCGGTGCCAAACCAAGAACCAGAACTGGAGCAACCACAGGCTTCCGTCGAGCCAGACTCGACTGTGCCCGTAGACGAGGCACCAGTCCAGTCGCCGGCGAACGAGGAGGGTGGGTTCGAGCAACCGGAAGTTCCTGAGCCCGCCCAAGTTGAGCAATCCGACGTGAACGATGTGCAGACCTATTCTGAACAGCCACAAGAGTCGAGCTGGGAGGAAATAGGCACATCGGAACAACACGCGGGTGACGCTGAGGAGCACCACGAGACCAACCCTTTCCAATTTGAAGCTAGCGGCGCCGCTGAAACAGTCGAGGAGACGCCAGTAACAGCACCGCAGACACCGCTGGATTCTTCATTCGTCCCGACCCAGTCGTGGGAGCCCTTGGAGGAACCACAGCCCCAGGCGGACAGCTCATTCGTGGCAGCACCCTTTGGCTCCAACACCGGAGCTCCAGAGACTTACTCGCATATTCCTGAAATGTCTGAGCCTTTCGCCGACACTGTGGTCGCTCAACCTACTCCTTTCTCTGATACGTTCGCCCCCTCGAGCGCTACTCCCGCTTCGAAGCCTGGTTCTCCGATTCCTCAAAGCGGTTCACCAATCCAACGCACTGCATCCCCATCTTTCAAGTCTATGTCGCCTGGTCCTCAGAGCGCTGCTGCTACACCACGTGCCACTTCACCGGTGCACCAATCTGCGTCGCCAGTTCGACCTTACCATTCTCCGGTGCAGCAGTATACCTCACCGATGGCCCAACCCGCCTCGCCAATACGGGAAGCAACGGTTCTGTCGCAAAGGAGTGCCTCTCCCACACCGCCAGGCGCTTCTCCCGTATTTCAATCAGCTTCACCCGCCGTGCAACAATATTCTCCAGTGCAGAAGGTTGCATCACCTGTGCAAAAGACCGTGTCACCTGTACAGAAACACGTCTCGCCTGTCGCGAAACCCGCTTCACCCGTTCCGAAAGTCAGCAGTCCTCTAGCACGTGGGCACATGTCTCCCATGATGTCTCCACAGATGGCTCCTCCGCCAATGACGGCGAGGATGCATCAACAGCCAACCGCCATACCGCCCTACCCCCCCTCCTATCACTCGCCTATCATGAGCGCCAATGGCTTCCTCCCCCAGTATGCCTATTACCAACCTTCCCCCAACATGCACCCGACCCCTCGAGGCTCAATAGACCCCGGGTCGGCTGCTTCCTTCCAGGCTTTGCAGAACCTGGGATTCGGCAATGGCCATCCTCTCAATGGCAAAGGAGGTACCATCTCGCCTCCGCACGAACATGAGGAGCCTATTGAGCTTCTCCAGAGGATCCAGGATGCCATTCCCGACATCGGCCGGCTGCTCAATAGCTACAAGACCACCAAGGGCAAGTTGCAGGCGCGGGAGTCCGAGTtcaagcagatgaagaaccaACATGAGCAGGAATTGATGCACAAAGACTTCTACATCGATGCCCTGCAGAATCAGATGCGGAAGGCGGCCAGTGAAAGTGCGGAGGAATCAACGAGACTGAAGAATACCATCAATGAACTTCGCATGGAGCTGGGCAAcgagaatgagaagaagaaggacctTCAGGAGAGGCTACATGATTCGGAGAAGGCCAATGAGGAGCTAACGCAGACGAAGgccgagctggaggaggaggtcaagaccctcaacaccaaccTTCAAGAGGCACATGAGACCTACGAGAGGGATATGGAGGCTGCCAGACAAGACAAGGAGTCATCTCTTGCCACTCAGAAGAAGGAGCTGACGGAGATGttcgaggagatcaaggcagaagacgagaaggCAGCAGCTGAGGCTCTCGCGGCACGCGAGCGCGAGTTGCTCGACCAGCAGGACGCGATGAAGAACGATTACGAGAACCAGAAGCAACAGATGCAGGAAGCGCACGACACACTGCAAGCCGATTTTGACTCCAAGGTTGCCGAGCTGGGCTCGACAAAGGAAGAACTTGAAACCAGAACTACCGAACTCGCAGACAAGCAGAAGGAACTGGAGGTTACCATTGAGACCAACgccaaggagatggaggaccTTCGTCAGGCCCACGCTAGCGAAGTCGAGTCcctcaacaacagccacGCAGAGAAGGTGgcagagatggagaaggagcacAGCGACCGGCAGCAGAAGTGGGCTGATGAGAAGACCGACTTGGAGGGACGGCTCTCGGACAAGATCCAGGCCTTGGAATTCTGCGAGCGGGAGAACAAGAAATTGGAGGAGGATAATCTTGTCAAGGAGAAACAGGTTCAGCATGCGGTGGATGGAATGCGCCTCACCATTGATAATTTGGACAAAGATTGCGACAGGTTGAGAAAGACTCTTCACAGCCTTGGAGAAGCCACTGACCTCAAGAGCACGAAGGGTGATACATTCTT TTTGGATTGTTTCGGCCAACTATCTCGGCTTATTGTCTCCTTGTCCAAGGAGCACTTCTCGTACCTTCCAATTGATCCTCCCAAGGACATTCTATCCAAACTTCCATCGGAACTACCATCGTTCCTTGATAACACCCCGGCATCCGTCGAGCTTCGTTCAGCATATGTTCAGCATGTCATTTCTAAGACCTTGACCTACCGCATCTTCCATCCCTTCCTGTTCACCTTGGGCCGCCGGTTCGATAAGGCCGATACCTTCTTCCAGATGCTGTCGATGGATATCCGCCGCAAGTCCGTGAGACGGGAGGCGTTCTGGAGACAGCAGACACTGAAGGCGGCGTACACGACCTCGGACGCCAAGCAATCGATCAACGTGGTGGCGGCCGTCATTGTTGACGAGATCATCGACCAACTCAAGCACTTTGCCGACCCGAAGAACCTGGATGCTCTTCTCGTCTCAGTCCGCAAGATTGTCAAGCTTGCAGCTGAGACCTGGCGACTTGCGCGCGTGGAGCGAGAGCTGATCCTGGCCTCGTTGCCGTCACCCGATGCCGATGCCGTTTCCAATGATGACTGGGAAGAGTATGGCACCCCCAAGGAGGGCAGCCTTAGCTCCAAGGAAGACCCCACTCGTCATGTTATCCTACGCACCTTCCCCCGGATCACGCGCGAGGCAGCGCACGAGGATTTCGCGATCGATGAAGAGAAGTACAACCCCTGCACATACTCCCGTGGCTGTGTTCTGTACTCCGACTCCCCTGTGGTCATGGCCCGTCTCCAAGAGTTGGCGAAGAAGTCAGAAGACTCGCCTCGTCGTGGTTCAAGAGACTCGAGCCGCTCAGATGGGTCGCCCTCTCCCCGCCGGAGTCGGGACGGCATGAGGGCATGA